From the Pseudobacteriovorax antillogorgiicola genome, the window CCTCTCGGAAACTTGGATAAAGGAAGGAAAAGCCAGAGTTCAACAGCTTGCCGTTCGACACGCGTTTATTTTGGGGTAGGTCTTCCTCGCTTTTGTCTGGTAGCGGAATCTGCCATTGATCACAAGCCCAACGAATCATTTGGTTCTTATCAGCTGGCTCAGAATCGACACCATTGTATATTCCAGGAGCAAGCTGGTCTTGCCTTAGATGCAGCAATGCTCTCACACAATCGGATCGATGGATACGATTGGTAAAAATTGGCTTTTTAGTGAGCTTTTCCTCACCGGATTTGAAGCGATGTACCATACGTGTCCGGCCTGGGCCGTAGATCCCTCCAAAGCGGATCACAAATCCCTTCTCCACATGGTCCAAGACCCACTGCTCTGCCTCAAGCAAGATCCTACCATAGGGACTCGCCAATTCTGGCACGGCCATGGTTTCATCAACCAGCTCACCATCCTTCTGCCCATAAACCGAGGTGGATGAAATAAAAAACAGCTTCTGCGGAACCTGAGGCAAACCTTTGATCAGATTCTTAACTCCATCGAAATAGGTGCTTCTATACCGAGACAGATCTCTTGATTTCGGAGCTAGACAAAAATAGACTTCGTCACAAGCAGGCAGATTTTGCGGGATGCCTTTCGCTAAATCACAGCT encodes:
- a CDS encoding SDR family oxidoreductase, which codes for MKRILVAGPGYVGLPLADALAKDHHVIGLQRSSLSHEGMESISCDLAKGIPQNLPACDEVYFCLAPKSRDLSRYRSTYFDGVKNLIKGLPQVPQKLFFISSTSVYGQKDGELVDETMAVPELASPYGRILLEAEQWVLDHVEKGFVIRFGGIYGPGRTRMVHRFKSGEEKLTKKPIFTNRIHRSDCVRALLHLRQDQLAPGIYNGVDSEPADKNQMIRWACDQWQIPLPDKSEEDLPQNKRVSNGKLLNSGFSFLYPSFREGYSELIQDEG